The following coding sequences are from one Triticum aestivum cultivar Chinese Spring chromosome 5A, IWGSC CS RefSeq v2.1, whole genome shotgun sequence window:
- the LOC123105525 gene encoding 5'-adenylylsulfate reductase-like 5, with protein sequence MRRAAVAVTAALLLLLVAGAAAGSPGAEPTCPRGPGPTFLDALGSRCPRAARIVPSRPLEVRGDAVDKELNLRCTGASCSILFYAAWCPFSSKFRPIFEALSTMFPQIHHFVVEESSATPSLFSRYGVRGFPAILLANETTMVRYRGTKDLKSLVQFYRETTGLDPVTYIDVDQQESAGSLGSVMPGGRSLRKMAEDEPFVFLGALFIIMKVAAHFVPTVISQLRAFLIVRVQNLNLRIRRGSSQLMERALTVLDVKRLWSKLRLSSKTRDLSKGASNARAWASSFASVSLGEPSSLRHA encoded by the exons AtgcgccgcgccgccgtcgccgtcaccgccgcgctcctcctcctcctcgtcgccggcgcagCCGCGGGGTCCCCCGGCGCGGAGCCCACCTGCCCGCGGGGGCCCGGCCCGACGTTCCTCGACGCGCTCGGATCGCGCTGCCCCCGCGCCGCCCGGATCGTGCCCTCCCGGCCCCTCGAG GTGAGAGGAGATGCTGTTGATAAAGAGTTGAACCTTCGCTGTACTGGTGCCTCATGTTCCATTCTCTTCTATGCCGCATGGTGTCCTTTCTCGAGCAAATTTCGACCAATATTTGAAGCTCTCAGCACCATGTTCCCTCAGATACATCACTTTGTTGTCGAAGAATCTTCTGCGACGCCTAG CTTGTTTTCAAGATATGGTGTCCGTGGCTTCCCAGCCATTCTTCTGGCAAATGAGACTACAATGGTTCGTTACAGGGGTACAAAAGATCTGAAGTCTCTGGTTCAGTTCTATCGAGAGACTACAG GCCTCGATCCAGTTACATATATTGATGTTGATCAGCAAGAGAGCGCTGGAAGCTTAGGATCAGTCATGCCAGGAGGCCGGTCTCTGCGCAAAATGGCGGAAGACGAGCCCTTTGTGTTTCTTGGAGCGCTTTTTATAATCATGAAGGTCGCGGCACACTTCGTACCCACTGTCATCTCTCAACTCAGAGCCTTCTTGATCGTGCGTGTTCAGAACTTGAACTTAAGAATTCGTAGGGGATCAAGCCAACTTATGGAACGGGCTTTGACTGTGCTTGATGTTAAGAGGCTTTGGAGCAAGCTTAGACTGAGCAGTAAGACAAGGGACCTAAGTAAAGGGGCGAGTAATGCTCGAGCTTGGGCTTCGTCATTTGCGTCCGTCTCACTGGGTGAACCATCCTCCTTACGGCATGCCTAG
- the LOC123105526 gene encoding uncharacterized protein, whose translation MTGGDSMDAISLDDWELLPDLGSSFFLEECAAGGGDEEDAMGPSAQAASARQQHDVEFEDIGVVQAEPRQGELAMMVTEVMVSGAEEEEEMVNSPVAEEEAGEEDEVMVEAAPDHLPHEVEEGAERDRAGMDAAGFSVGKLRVNGVGALCSFGVAAATFCILVLGGRPQQQRKVQDHKSQFQVFADDERIHRAVEQASRLNQAVSSVMGGASTRGATVSFGGHYTGF comes from the exons ATGACCGGAGGGGATTCCATGGATGCAATCAGCCTGGATGACTGGGAGCTCCTGCCTgacctcgggagctccttcttcctGGAGGAGTgcgctgctggtggtggtg ATGAAGAAGATGCCATGGGACCATCAGCGCAAGCTGCCTCTGCACGGCAGCAGCATGATGTCGAGTTCGAGGACATCGGCGTCGTGCAGGCCGAGCCGAGGCAAGGGGAGCTCGCGATGATGGTGACCGAGGTGATGGTCTCCGGtgcagaagaggaggaagagatgGTGAACTCCCCTGTTGCCGAAGAGGAAGCTGGTGAGGAGGACGAGGTGATGGTGGAAGCAGCACCTGATCATCTACCCCATGAGGTGGAAGAAGGTGCGGAGAGAGACAGGGCAGGGATGGACGCTGCTGGCTTCAGCGTCGGGAAACTGAGGGTGAACGGCGTCGGGGCGCTCTGCTCCTTCGGGGTCGCCGCTGCCACCTTCTGCATCCTGGTGCTTGGCGGCAGGCCGCAGCAGCAGAGGAAGGTGCAGGACCACAAGTCCCAGTTCCAGGTGTTCGCCGATGATGAG AGGATCCATCGTGCCGTGGAGCAGGCGTCCAGGCTGAACCAGGCCGTGTCGTCGGTCATGGGGGGCGCGTCCACCAGGGGGGCGACGGTGTCGTTCGGCGGCCACTACACCGGGTTTTGA